The following nucleotide sequence is from Desulfatirhabdium butyrativorans DSM 18734.
CATGGGGAATCCGGGCCAAACTGAGCAAAGCCTAACGCCATAGCATGAGGTTCTGATGAAAAACGAACAATCACATGAAACGACCAAAAAATTCGGCATGGTCATCAACCTGGACCTGTGCACGGGATGTGGCTCATGCATGGTGGCATGCATGGCCGAAAACAACGTTCCGTTCAAGCCCGATGAAACCGACAAACTGAAAAGCATCACCTGGATGCGGGTATATCGGTTGACAAACGGCAAATCCTTTCCGGAAACCGATATCTGTTATCTCCCCCGGCCTTGCCAGCATTGCGAAGGCCATGGCGGCCATTCTCCCTGCGTATCGGTATGCCCCGCAACGGCGACGGATTACGACAGCCAGACGGGAATCGTCAGCCAGATCTATACCCGGTGTTTCGGATGCCGGTATTGCATGGCCGCATGCCCTTACCATGCCCGGTACTTCAACTGGTTCGATCCGGTCTGGCCGGATGGGATGGAAAAATACCTCAATCCCAACGTTTCTCCCCGGATGCGCGGGGTGGTGGAAAAATGCAGTTTCTGCTACCAC
It contains:
- the qrcC gene encoding menaquinone reductase iron-sulfur cluster-binding subunit QrcC, whose translation is MKNEQSHETTKKFGMVINLDLCTGCGSCMVACMAENNVPFKPDETDKLKSITWMRVYRLTNGKSFPETDICYLPRPCQHCEGHGGHSPCVSVCPATATDYDSQTGIVSQIYTRCFGCRYCMAACPYHARYFNWFDPVWPDGMEKYLNPNVSPRMRGVVEKCSFCYHRYQAAKDRAYVEGQREIEEGDYQTACTQACPAGAITFGDLNNPEHAVYKLKQDANAFRLLERLGTNPKVYYISSKEWVRRAADNYLPNEKTGK